The bacterium genome contains the following window.
GCGCTGGATCCTCGTCAATCAGGAAAATCTTGATATCGGAATCGTAGGGATTCGCGCTACTCCGGACGGCGGAGCAGTCTACTGCGGTTCCAATTTCCCTGATTTCGGTTTTATTCAATCCGAAATCTATTCGGTGGAAGCATCAGGCGAGCCGACACTCGAAATGGAGCTTCCGACTCCCTCCCAGTTTCTCGGCATGTCCAATGACGGACCGCGCGGTGCCGTTATCTACGGCTCGGTCGGACTCGAAAGCGGCTTCAATGACGGATACCTCATGCGCTTCGGACCGACCACCACCGTGCAGGGTTTCGTGCGCGCCGCGGGGTCCAATGCTCCCCTTGAAGGCGTGCGCGTCGAACTGCTCGAATCGCAAGAGTATGCAGTCTCCGATGTGCAGGGAATCTTCAATCTTTATGTCAGTCTGACGACCGGCACACTGCGGCTCACAAGCCCCTGTACCACTCCGCTGCAGGAGACGGTGACTCTGATTGAAGGCGGACAAAACGTGCGCAACTATTCGCTCGGCATCCCGCGCTTTGACAATCCCGTCACCAGCATCAATCGCGTCGTCACTCTCGACATGTGGGAACACGACACGCTGACGGTGTATAACGACGGCAACGGCGCGCTCCACTTCTGGACCGAACCCGTGCAGCTTTCCCCGACCACCTACGAATGGCTGCGTGTCTCGCCGCAATCCGGTGAAATTCCGCCCAATTCCTCTGCGGAAATTATTGTCTCGGTGGGTGCGCAGTCCGCCTTTCCCGAAATTGAGCTTTATGGTCAGGCGCGCATTCATCACAATGCCTGCCCCGATACCGTCAATGAAATCGGTATTTACACGCTCGCGCTCGATTCACCCGAGCGGCCTGCTCCGGCGGAGACCTTCACACTGCACCCGGCCTATCCAAACCCGTTCAATGCCGTAACTCGCGTTTCCTTCGACGTGCCGCAAACCGCGCTCGTCACGGCAAAGCTCTATTCCATTCAAGGCCGAGAAGTCGCGACACTCGCCGACCGCGTCTTCGATGCCGGCACTCATGAACTCGCGCTCTCGGCCGACTACCTCGCCACCGGAGTCTATCTCCTCCGCGTCACCACTGGCGCACATGTGGCCACACAAAAACTCGTTCTGCTGAAATAACTTGTTATACCAATCTCCTGCCTCGAATCTCGTGAAGCGGCGGCATCCACTCTGGATGCCCCGCTTCCTCTCGCTGCCGCTCCTCCTCGCACTTCTTCTCGCTGCTTGCGGTGAACCCCCTGTTCGCAAAGTCTATCGCGGCGGGACGGAACACATGCCCCTGCTCGACAGCCGTGTTCTCCGCTACCGCGAAAAAAGCGAACAGGAAACTTATGAGTACACTCTCTCGTTAAAATACATCGGGGGAAGGGTCTGGAAAGTTTACACGACCCATGACGAAAACATACCCTACGGCCGCATTGAGTTTACTTCAAACGGCAACATCGTTGAAGCGGCTGCACTGATTTCCCTGACTTCCCTCGAGTCACGTAAGCGTGTCAGCGCGTTCAATCAAGTCTGGGTGGACGAAGGTGCTAATGTGGACAGCGTCTGGCGCGATGAATCGACCGGTACCGAAACACTCGTCGCGGGCTATGAAACCGTCACCGTGCCCGCAGGCACTTTCGAAGAGTGTCTCAAAACCGTCACCACGCCGCTGCCCGAAGTTGCGGACTCCATTGAAGCACGCTATCAGCGCGGCGAGTCCGGCGAAGACCTCTATGTCAAAGAGCGTGAAGTTGCCAACTGGCAAACCGTGCGCTGGTTCGCGTCTGGTGTCGGTTTGGTCAAAGAGCAAATCGGTCCCCCCGGAGAAGTGAAAATCATCCGCGAGCTGATTGCCGTCGAATCCGAAGGCGTCGGGCTGGTGGATAGCGTCTATCTCGATACCGAACGGGAAGTCCCGCAGCAAACTGAGCCTCATCTGAAGCTCGACTCGCAGGACGAACCCGCTCAGGAATAATCACGTTTTTGCCGTCTGAATCTTATCAAAG
Protein-coding sequences here:
- a CDS encoding T9SS type A sorting domain-containing protein → MKSFGCLALLLCLCFSARAELDTLWSHQVDITDNNWAIDVATVLQSGAVMAAASRSDGGSVNLWRFGLFGEIEWSGSVDFPSSYIYLVGIEQYVDGQIALLGIYYSSNGDSGNFLHVKRVSEAGVDLGDDVYPLQLYDSFVGLTSTADNSILLYSYYWTANGTATPLLVKFDSHGDTVWTRHTGPDEFSVMGRAVRELPNGDLLLGGNVNSADSQYRGFVMRTHADGSTVWTNVYDSNTDIGLTVNSLDFDAAGNIVAGGTDGNFWWFSRPWAIGLTPGGSQRWILVNQENLDIGIVGIRATPDGGAVYCGSNFPDFGFIQSEIYSVEASGEPTLEMELPTPSQFLGMSNDGPRGAVIYGSVGLESGFNDGYLMRFGPTTTVQGFVRAAGSNAPLEGVRVELLESQEYAVSDVQGIFNLYVSLTTGTLRLTSPCTTPLQETVTLIEGGQNVRNYSLGIPRFDNPVTSINRVVTLDMWEHDTLTVYNDGNGALHFWTEPVQLSPTTYEWLRVSPQSGEIPPNSSAEIIVSVGAQSAFPEIELYGQARIHHNACPDTVNEIGIYTLALDSPERPAPAETFTLHPAYPNPFNAVTRVSFDVPQTALVTAKLYSIQGREVATLADRVFDAGTHELALSADYLATGVYLLRVTTGAHVATQKLVLLK